The following coding sequences lie in one Sedimentibacter sp. MB35-C1 genomic window:
- a CDS encoding BhlA/UviB family holin-like peptide, with protein MEEKLFEVAATQGIWAVLSISLIFYILKAQEKRDTRQEEREKNYQNIITMLSDKLNIVEDIKSDISEIKNNIFNK; from the coding sequence ATGGAAGAAAAATTGTTTGAAGTTGCAGCAACTCAAGGAATATGGGCAGTTTTATCTATTTCTTTAATTTTTTATATTTTAAAAGCACAGGAAAAAAGAGATACAAGACAGGAAGAGAGAGAGAAAAATTATCAAAATATAATTACAATGTTAAGTGATAAATTAAATATTGTAGAAGATATAAAATCTGATATTAGCGAAATTAAAAATAATATTTTTAATAAATAG